gaggaggatgaggaagaggaagaagaagatgttGAGAGGATggagtgggaggagggagggaggaaaggagatagaagtaaaaaaaaaaaaaaaagcaagcatggGTTGTCTTACTAGCTCCAAGTCTCTCTGTCTTCATTTGGAATAGAACCACAGGTAATTTAGCACCCAGAGATGAGTGAGTGGATGTACTTCCAGAATCTATCTTGTTAATCTGCATGCACATCACCTGGAGATCTTGTTGCCATGCAGATTCCCATTCAGGAGATCTGGGTGGCTGCCTTCCTAATTAGCTCCCAGGTGATGTCAATGCCACTTGTCCCAGGGACACGGAATTAGTAGCTCAGATGTAAGAGCCCAGAGCTCTCCGATAAAGTTGATGCCTCCTTCACAGGCAGTGAAGGTGGGGGTCTGGTGTGGTCTCCATCTGTAAGATGAACTTCGCTTTCTGCAGTTCCAACAGCAGGAGCCTATGAAGCCAGGCCAGGGCCTTGCAGGAACAAGTGTAACTAACCCTTAGACCACTCTCAGGAATCAAGAAGTGCGACCTCCTTGAACAAACCAAACCACACTGTCAGGCATTGCAAACCACGGACCATGATGACCAATACAAAAGGAATTGATGTATTTCTATTAACAGAATGCATTTTACAACCACGTATCTTTTTAAACCAGTAAGGGGCTCACACGGGGGCTCTGGGCCAGCCTCAGTTCTGTCTTTGGTGAACTGGAAGGGCTGGGAACAGAAATGGGGCTGCAGGTAAAGGCAGAGTCCTTGGTACCTGGAGGGCTCTGGGCCCCGTTGTCAAGAATTCTATGATGTATCTGGGCCAGAAACTTTCCTGGCTGACCTTGGTCTTGCTGGACCTGGGAGAGGCTCCTTAGCTTTGTGGTCACTCATGGTTCTTGGCAGCAGCTTAAAATTCATTACAGAGCTGCCTGCCCCAGGACCAGTCTTCTGGGATGTGGAGATTGATGCTTTTTCCTTTCAGGGTCAAGACGAATTCATGCTcgagcattctctctctctctctctctctctctctctctctctctctgtatgtgtgtatgaaatatttctctctttcaggAAACTATTTCACTTGTGTGGAAATAAGACATCTGTGGCTGTGTCCAGTGTCACTTCTGCCACCTAAATGTGTGTACTGGAGGGGATGTCCCTTCCCACCCCATTGATGGCCTTCTGTTGAGAGGGGAGCCCACAATTCAGGAGTTTCTGACCCGTGTAAGGGCCCAGGGACTCTCTCACTGCTGGACTCAGGAACAGACCCCTGACTGCCCGGGGAGCAGCGGAGGCTGGGTGTGGGTATAGGCTGGGGGGAGGGGATGCCATCACTGGTACAGCACATCCTTGCAGTCAACGAAGAGATCTCGGTGTGCCTGGCTTCTTGGATTCAATTCTTTGCAGGACGTTTCTTGGGCCGAGAGTGTGTCGTCTCTGTGTAGACAGAATTGTCCTGCGGGAGTGCTGGATCAGGATGAGGAAGCAGATGTAAGACAGAGGGCAGGGAAAGAGCAGGGATCCGTCTGCCTCCCCTCTGGGAGGGGAACTTTTCCACAGGCCTGGCTGTGGGGGACAGAGGAACTCAGGTCAGGGCACCCATGCTCAGAGACAcatctcctccccacctcctccacgcCATCTCTCTTCCTCCAGAGAGCATAAACCCAGCCCAGGAGATCACATTTTTAACTTATACTCAATATGAAAACAGACAGAACTAGGTAGGGGTTGGGAGACGTGGGTTCTAGTCCTAATCTGACCCTAATCACCAATTGTGTGGCCCCAggccaacaccaccaccaccaacaacaaaagtTAATAATAACTTCCTCACGATGGCCAGTGGTTATAATGAGACTCAGAAGAGATgacttgagaagaagatttacattaaacagggatgagaaaaggggaggggaggggaggggaagggaggggggatagtagagaataggacagacagcagaatatatcagacactagaaaggcaatatgtcaatcaatggaagtgtaactgatgtgaaacagcaatctgtatacggggtaaagttgggagttcataacccacttgaatcaaactgtgaaagatgatgtattaagaactgtgtaatgttttgaacgaccaacaataaaaaaataaaataaaaatgcctttaAAATAACCACCATATTAGACTCCTACTGTATAAATGGCAACCTTTGAAGTATGAggattatatttattatatggaACCTCACGTTAATCTTGCAAAGTAGGGATTATGAATTCATCTTCATATTAGGATGAGAAATCTGTCACTTTTGGTTGAATCAGGAACTGTAGGTACATAGTGAGTCTTTAGAAACTTCAAAGATTCTCTCATTGATAAGAGATCCTGTGGCATATTTCCTAATCATCCTGGAATATAATATCCTCTCCTTATTTTAAGTTTCAAATCCCACACAGCAAAGAAGCCTATCTAGGGTAGGTATGAATTGGAAGCCGAACATCAACCCCACCTCAGCCCTCAAATCATACCTTTACCCTTTGTTTTCCTATTAGGGTTAAAAGTGGTCAGATTTTTAATTTGCCAACGAAAACCAGATATTTGGGgggttcctttttctttcttatgtttaGGTCCTTAttgtaactcttttttttttttttttttttgtactgagggttgaacccagggtgctggaccattgagccacatccccagcccttttttatattttacttagagacagggtcttgcagagttgataagtgccttgctaagttgctgaggctggctttgaacttgcaatccttctgcctcagcctcctgagctgctgggataacagacatgcaccatcatgcctggatCATTGTAACTCTTATCAGGAAAGAACTGGGTCTGTGTTTGCTTCTCATGCACTGGCAATGCTTTGGGCAGTAACCAGCCAGGTTCTGGAGAATTACTCCTGAGTTGAGATACCTTGGCTGTCCATTCCCTACAGTCTCCTTCATGGGAAGGAGAGGCTGAGTGCAACCATTTTTAAAGACCAGGAATTGAAATATTAGAACAGGTGAgcaattaacaacaacaacaacaacaacaacaacaaacaattcCCTGTTTTTGAATATCTGTTACATGCCAATCTTTAAGATTGACTTCTACAACCCAGGTTCTATTCCTAACAACTTCTAGGAGTCTTTAGACAttgtcctcattttatagattagaCTCGGAGAGTTTACATGACTTATTAGAGTGGTGGTTTGTAGGGGATGATTGTTGTGAAGGAGTTTGCGGTGGTTGTGATGGTGATGAAGATGGTCGTGATGGTGATGAAAGTGGTGCTGGTGGTAGTGAGGGAGGGATTGATGGTGATCCTGATGGAAAGCGGTAGTGATCAGGATAGTGAAGGACAGGCTGGTGGTGGTTATGGTAATGTTGATGATGGTAGCAAAActggtggtgatgatgattgtgctggtggtcatggtgatggtgGTCATGAATAAGGGGGTGGCGGTGGTTAGTGAGGTGGTGTTGGTAACAGTAGTACTGGTGGTGGTAATGGGAATAATTACACACTTGCATCCTAGTCCCAGGACTTCCAAGCTTGGCCACAGTTCACTCACCTTCTTTCCTCTTGGTATGCGCCAGAGAGTAGGTAACATTTTCACCTTTGTCTTTCTGGTAAGGTactggaagaaggaaggaagtttAAATGGGATTTACTTGACTCTCCCACCTCCAGCCGTGAGTGTCTTGaagacacttacagagagaaTCCCGTCAGGGGCTCTGTCCTGGTGATAACTAGCTGTGGAGACCTATCAGTAATGTGGGGGTATTCATCCTGTCAGGGGCCTGCCCCCCTCAACAGACTTTAGCAGTTTTCCTAGCCTGTTTAAACCAAAGGTGGACaaacatttatatgaaaaaacagTAAATGTTTTAGGCTTTGTGGgttgtatcttttctttctttcttttttttatatctttgttttatttatttatttttatgtggtgctgaggatcgaacccaacgcCTCACGCctgcgaggcaagcgctcaaccactgagctacaagcccagacTAGGTTGTATCTTTTCTATTGCAATTATTCAACTTTATAGTGTGATAGtagatttataaaatatgtaagaaaaaatgAATGTGGCTGTGTTCTAATACAACTTTacatttacaaaaacaggcagcaGGCCAGGTTTGGCCCATGGGCCATGATTTGCTGACCGTTGGTCTAAACCCTCCTTGCCTTCTTCCCTGGAGTCCTGGCTCCCTTTCGGCCTCCCTCTCCCATCGCCAGCTCCACAGCACTCATTGCTCAGACTCTCCGTTGAGGCTGTCATCTTCCTCTCCCAGATGACTCAGATTCTAGAAAACTCTGGGCTCAGGGAGACCTCCTACATCAACAAGAGGCCCTTGTCCACTTCCTGGACTGGGGGTGGTCCTGCTGGACGTCCTTACCATTTGCATACAGCGGGCACTGCTCTCCTCCTGGAGCTGAGGGTAGATTCCGGGATGGAAGGGTCCCTAGGAGACACACAGGCACAATTTCCTGAGCCTCCCTCACAGGGCAGGTGGAAGAGTGGGGACAGAAAGTCTGTGAGGAGGATGGTGGCGGAGCTGCCCGAGGCCTGCGGCTGGCTGGTTTATGAGGCTTAATTCACAGGTCTGGACACGATTCATTTTTATGGgatgtttcttttgaaaaatacccTAGAGGGTAGGATGGCTCCATGGGAATCACCAGCTGGAGGAAGCAGGGTCAAGAAGGATGGGTCACACCCTTGTACAGAAAGGGCCCAGACCCACAAGCTAGGCCACTTCTGGGAAGGAGGAAAAGCTGATAAGGTTGaccacttactatgtgccagacccTGGACTGGGAATGTCATGTAAAATGTCTCCTTCATACTAAAGCACTTCGCCCAGTGACCAGCAGTAGTTGGACTTCCAAAAGTCTCCCTTACTAAGTCTTTGATGCTTGGTATTGTTTATGATCATCTCGCAAAGGTGGATACTGTTATCTCCATTTGATTGATGAGGCGACTGAGGCCGACCCAGGTGACTTCTTCAAGGTCACAGTCATTGGGGAAATCAGAAGCTAGGTCTGTGTGCTTTTTTCTCCCCTAGCATTCTGCCTTTAGAGAGTAGGTGCTTCCAGAATGGAAAATTAACTGCTGGGGCAGGAACTGTGTCACCTGTGGATTCCAGAACGCTTGGTTTCTGCCTAGCGCCCGAGACGTGCTCATTAGCTCTAACATCAAGAAGGCACCACAGTCACCAGGTAGCACCTGTGGAAAAGGCCCCTCCTGTAAAACCAAGAGGGCATTTATGGCGACTCAGACGGGGCCCCTGGTTATTAAACTTCCCTTAATGCTCATCTGCCAGGGCTGTGATTCTGAGTCTCCCTCCAATGAAGAGTTCCATGAACTGGATGGAACTCTGTTTTATGGGAGGTGTGACGAGTAGTAAAATGAACACTTTTAAACAAACACCCCAAACTTGAACATGTGGGTGAATGCTGCTTTGAAGTGTACTCGTACGTGACAATGACACCATCGTTGGTCAATACGTTTTGGAAAAACTGCCTTCAGACATTCAGTCCTTTGGATGTTTTGTTTGTGGCTTTTGTAGTTGAGCAATGGATATGCTCTCTGGAAATAGCTGAGAGTCTTGTAGAGGAGGGTAAGAAgaataaagctgttaaaatgactgtttttttttttcttgtgtggcTGTGGAATTGGGGCTGAAAGTGGCTTTTTGAGTAATGTTCTAAAGTGTATTCTGTGCTCCTGAGAATCTGAGATATCAGGAGCACCACCAGGAGTCCTGTTTGCATGAGGGATGGGCCCCTGGAGCGTGtcttgtctggggctggggagggaggtggcTGTATATGTTACCTGCCTTTAGTACTCTGATCCAGAGATAAGTGGACAGAAATGCCTGTGTTTCTGAGGCCAAGCTGGGCCATCGGGGAGGCTTTATTATAGAGGCAGGGATGATGGGACTCACAGATCTTTGGTTTGTGGTCCCTTGGTCCAGCAGTCTCCCCACCCTGTTCTGGGTCTGTCTCCACCTTCTCCTACCTTATAGAGACACCTGAAAGCAAATGTAGCCTGCAGACTTAAGACTAGTGGGAAGGAGTGCCCCTTCTCCTGCTGTTGGGTGGGTAAAAACTGTGAACTGATGAGAACATTCAAAAGGAGAGAGGAACTTGAAGGATAGCTCAAACCCTAACTGCTGAGgcgagaggctggggctggggagagcACCTTGCAGATAACTTGGTTGACGGTCAAGGACAGCTTTGGACTAATGACTGGGTGGTATTCCTTGACCACCTTGGGTGGCTCTGCTCTGGGACAACTTCTCACTCATATCTTAACAGTGGGAGCTGAACGCTTGAATAAGTCAATCTAGCTTTGGAGGTCTATGAGTGCTTTCGCTTTTGCCCTAGACAAGTAGAAAATAGGAACACTGCCCCAGTGGAGGAGAAAGTAGGGTTAATTTGAACCCCTGTAGGCAGAGGTAAAGCCCCAGGAACACACAGGCACCGAACAGCTCTGGCACTGATACCTATTCCTTTAAATGTGACCTGAAGGGAACGTGGATGAGTTGGGATAAATATGTAGCCACCCAAAGTGACGGCTCTGAAAGCCAATGCTCGTCACCAGGCTGCATCATCATCACCAGGACAGGAAGAAGAGGAATCTGGGGTATCAAAATTAATAGGTGGCCTCTGAATTCTACGTCTCTGATTATTTTCACTCCTTCTCTATAGAATCCTCAATGTCAGAGTTTTAACCAAGCCTTTGATTTTTGGTGAATTGGATTAGAGGAACTAGAAAACGAACAGCAGGAGAAAGGGCAGCCTGTGGAACCTGCTGGGGTCGTCTGCTCGGACTGGAACGAGGACTTGCTAAGCACCTGCTACCTGCCAATCAAACACGTTAGGCAGGAGATACACGATGTCTCATTAACTTGCATCTTCACAACATCCCTGAGAGGAAGACGATTCGGTGAGTCTTAGAATGAACTGGCCTAAGGCTACGGAACTAGTAAACAGCTGTGTTGGGACAAGGCCATCGCTCAGCCTCTCTGTCATGTTTCATTTTAGATGAGTCAAAATTCATGAACAACACTATtcaagaggtgtgtgtgtgtgtgtgtgtgtgtgtgtatgaaagagagagagagagagagagcgagagcacatATGCACTGTAGGTCTCATTTTTTCATTCTGTTCTATTAGCTCACCAGACCTCTGCTGAGTTTAATGAGAGAGTTGGAGGCCTTGGTTTCTTTTCAGTCATATTTATGAccacaaatgatttttttttaacgcGAAGGACAGGGATGTACATCACATTTGGCTTGGAAGAATCCCTTCATCTGTGCTTCTGTTCAGGTTAGTGTTCAGTTGTGTGTACTGTGCCTCCCTGTATGCCTGTGGGCATGTGAGAtagagtgtctgtgtgtgtgtgtgcgcgtatGTTCTGGATGCTGTGTGTGTCCCTCCACGTGCTCTTTTGTATGACATGGGAAGAGAAATCCCTCCTCCCACCCAACACTCAAGAGGAGACAGTGTCTGATCTCGACAAGTGCTGGCTTCTCAAAGGCTGGGCAGTGCCTGGCCTAGGGATTCAGCCACGCAGGAAACCCAAAGAGTTACTAACCAGCTTTCCTCCAAGGTCTGAAATAAGCTAGAAGTCCAGCAGCAATGACCATCAGGCCCAGCACACATGCAAGGAGCCAGGCAACCAGCTGGTTGCTGCTGATAAAGGTGGACATGTCTTGAgaacctgggggggggggagggaggagaggtgaCCATGAGCCTTGAGGATGAATTTCAGAAATGCAACCCAGACTGGCACAGAGAGAGGCAGAATGATTGACTTTAGGGGAAACATAGGGTCCCGGAATGAAGGATGGCTCAGAGGATACCTGTATAATCAGGTAGTGTCATGGGTGACCATataacctcccccaccccccgccaaacAAGGTCCCCCACTCCCTGCCAGGTTCAGTGGACAGTTCCTTCTGTGGGGGCCCATCTCAGTCATGCAGAGCCTGCCCCGAGCCCATCATCGTGTTGGGTGTGATCGGAAGTGCACAGAGGAGTGTGATCAGACTCTTGCCAGGTTTCTGGGGCTCAGAGCCTGGTGTGGGGACCAAACGTACCATTCACAGAGAGCTTTACAGGCCCACTGCTGGCTCTGGAGATGGTGTTCTCAGCCTCACAGGTGTAGTTCCCAGCGTCCTGCTCTGACTTCAGCAGGAAGCGAAGGGGGGCGGCTTCCCCGTGGAGAGCGGAGTAGTTCCCCAGGATCTCCCCGTTGAGATAGAACGAGTACAGGATGGGAGGGGAGCCCCGTTCAGCCTCACAGAGGAGCTCCACCACGTCCCCCACAGCAAGGCCAGCAGCCCTGGGTTGCAGAGTGAGCAGAGGACGAGACACAGGAGCTGGGACAGCACATGGGGTAGAAAAGTCAGCCTGACTGTCAGATTCCAGGGCCCCTCCTCCCGTGGgaccctcccccactccccagggGTCCTGTTGCCTGCCGCCTGGAACCCTGGGGACTGTGGCCCCTTCCCTCACCCATTTACCCTGCACCTTGATCTCCAGCGGAGGACTCTGTTTCTGGACCCTGTGACCCTCAAGGGCCACCTTACACCAGTAAAGCCCAGAGTCTCTCTCCTTGACTTCTGGGATGGAGAGCTCTTGGTGGAGACTCCTTTCCTGCAAGGTGTGGCCATTCTtatggaaggagaagaagagcTGCCAGGTGGACTTCTGGGGATGCGGCTTCGTCTGACATCTCAGGGTCAATGGGCTGTCCTCGCCAAGTTCAGGAGAGGGGATGGCACTCAGCACAGGAGGCAGGAAGAGCTCTGGGAAGACACAGGCCCAGGGCTCAGGAGGGGAGTCCTGGACAATGAGGCCCTGGAGGCCGAGGACTGAGCTCAGGCTGCAGCTCCTTGACCCACACGGGAGACGGCTCCATCCCCAGGACCTGTCTTCTTGTCCCCACCCACCAGCTCTGGAACAACTCCCACATAGCCAAGCAAGCCCTCGGGAATCCCAGGAGTCAGAGCCAGAAGGCCCCTTAGCAGTCATCTGGTCCACGGAGAAAAAGAACGAGTGACTAAGCTGGGCCAGGGCTCTTTCCAATTCACCCTCCTTCCCCTGGCTCCAGACATGGCCCGTGGGGGTGAGGAGGACATTCAGACACCATCAGGAACCCTTGGGACCCCAAGCACTGGCCCCACATCAGGGGTAGTCAGAGAGAAGAGTCCTGCCCAGAGGGCTACTGACCTCTAGAGACTGGATCCCTGAGCAGCATCCTACTGCCCCACCAACCCCTCTGAGGTGGTGACTCACCTTGGACTTGAACCATGATGGCCTCTGAGGTGTACGTGAGCCAGCGTGTGGTATACGTCTTCTGTCCTTTGCAGCTATACTGACCGCTGTTTTTCACTGTTGCTGTCTCTATAAAGCAAACTTGGTGGTTCTTAGAGCAATCCAGGGGTTTTCCATCTTTGTAGAACGTCACCTGGGACAGCTGTGTGTGCATCCATCCCTGGCATTTCAGAGTCAAGACCTCTCCTTCAAATACAGGGTCCGGCAGGAACTGAAGGTCCAGCAAGACTGGGAGACACAGGCACAGGGTCATCCTGGGGCTGCCGTCCGTCAGCCCAGTTTCCCCTCTCCACCCCCAGCTAAGACCTCCCAGCCCTTGCTAGCTCTCGATTCTCCAGTCCGGCCAGAGCAGACCCGACAGGACCTTGAcgtctttttcttctcctctccttcctcttgcctttctttattcttctcctctctccctcccctttctcctctctctggctttcttcctttcccacaCTCTTTTTCTCCTGGCGTATTGCGTTTTCCTCTATTCCACCTTGAGAAGTTTGGCTGAGTCACCCATCGTCTTGCCTCAGACCTTCTGTCTCCATCTCAACTTCCTTTGATTGGCTTTTTGGTCCCCAGCTGCCCCAATGTGACACTTTCTGCAGCCTTCGTGGCTGGTAAGAGCTGCATCCCTGCCCACCAGAGAGGAGCTGGTGGCCTGGGGTGTCAGAGGTGCTATGGCTTGGGTTTTCTCCCTCCTGCTTTCCGGGTCAGGCTTCCCCAGGCCCATCCTCAGGAGTGGGCTTCATCTTCCATCAGTCACGGAAGAGAtttattctctctgcttttcttatTAGAATACATTCTGTGGCCTGACACGGACGGACGAGAGAAGATCAGGGCTCAGGCCTCATCTGCAGTACATACTAGGCTGGGCCTGTCCCCAGGCTGTACCTCTTTATCAGGCCAGATACCCACTAGTCCCAGATGGTCTTAGGAACCAGGATTAATGGCCTGAGAGTAATGATGAGTGATCAAACAGGGAGCCCTGAGGTGAGCCCCAGCACATCTTGCTTTGGCCTGGATTTCCCTGCATGCTTAGGACCCCCTGTTCCCACCCCAGGAGCAAAGTAGGGATGTTCACAGGGTTCCTAAAGgatgggccctgcttccccactACTCCTCTTTCCGTCAGCTCCAAGTATTAGTTTGAAGTCTCTCCCCAGAACCACAGAACATGCCCAGAGACACATGTGGGGTCAGAAAAGATGTGGGTAAGACTTACCATTATTTCCAACACAGGAAACTGCTAGAGGGAAAAATGATATGATTTGATTAAATATCAGAATTTTCATACTGGGAGGACTCTACTTCATTGGTTGCTTATGTTCATAGTCAATCAACCAACCAACTAACTACTGAACCATCCAACCACTAAGTCATCCAGCTATCTAGCTACCCAGACACCCAGCCATCAAGCCACCTAGGCACACAGCCACCCACAGTCACTAAGCCAACAAGCCACCCAGCCACCTCGTCATGCTGCCACCCAACTACTCAGACACCCAACAACTAAGCCACCTAATCACTTACCACCCAGTCACCCAGACACCCAGTCACCCAGACACCCAGTCACCCAGCTA
This region of Ictidomys tridecemlineatus isolate mIctTri1 chromosome 11, mIctTri1.hap1, whole genome shotgun sequence genomic DNA includes:
- the LOC101977972 gene encoding Fc receptor-like protein 6, which encodes MTLCLCLPVLLDLQFLPDPVFEGEVLTLKCQGWMHTQLSQVTFYKDGKPLDCSKNHQVCFIETATVKNSGQYSCKGQKTYTTRWLTYTSEAIMVQVQELFLPPVLSAIPSPELGEDSPLTLRCQTKPHPQKSTWQLFFSFHKNGHTLQERSLHQELSIPEVKERDSGLYWCKVALEGHRVQKQSPPLEIKVQAPVSRPLLTLQPRAAGLAVGDVVELLCEAERGSPPILYSFYLNGEILGNYSALHGEAAPLRFLLKSEQDAGNYTCEAENTISRASSGPVKLSVNGSQDMSTFISSNQLVAWLLACVLGLMVIAAGLLAYFRPWRKAGTLPSRNLPSAPGGEQCPLYANGKDVQQDHPQSRKWTRASLPYQKDKGENVTYSLAHTKRKEGQFCLHRDDTLSAQETSCKELNPRSQAHRDLFVDCKDVLYQ